The following proteins are co-located in the Pomacea canaliculata isolate SZHN2017 linkage group LG10, ASM307304v1, whole genome shotgun sequence genome:
- the LOC112573894 gene encoding maternal protein tudor-like isoform X2, with product MLRQKTYTDRTLGPGSIEDVYVTFVKDPHNFFVQLESSADTLEKVSNQLQEYYKSNVGGVLTSWDLQAPCAALYSDNSWYRGQITGHPVENVLEVQFVDFGNTDFVSVENVRCLPPNLLSEPKLSFHCGLQGMAPLQNFWSPEHTAQFEDLVLDKSVTAVFKSYNASTNTYMVQLMGENDENLNHQFCLQAGLEMACSETGVGNRLGSSRSVQASGDKDLQVTIRAGSLPKPTRGIAKSLGVEADGHVATSPRPLQHVRLNVGEKVELTVVFVKSPVEFWCQASKFSQQNARMSEELNSEYSTLGMRDLAIRVLQQGYVCAALSSADETWYRAIIEKVSGQDVSVFFLDYGNTEIVSVANVKELKETFRGLPAQAVKCSLQGIVPTSGTWSNDAANVFEELVMDQTFMANILNRDTQESYMVQLFDMIGKKDVVSTFLRMSSDVRAITSGINISTGIITKGTSSPKLPVLSVPTTSSVSVFLSWVRSPEEFYIQFADNQSVLERLTDGLQEFYTSPKAVPASLLHLGSLVAAKFSEDGAWYRGSILDLGQDATVEFVDFGNSEKVSLADLRQLDSQFSHIPAQAICCCLDGVRPLQGQAWNVDAKDFLERLTENGATCKILGRKEAKYLVKLEAHGKDIGEEMAALAVVRRTPEPAPAGHTKQFTHVNLVQGQFTKVYVSHSESVENFYVQLSANMDNLDSLMSDLNGQSSSIQSRPLTSPLVGMPCVAQFAEDGQWYRARVQSFTAHDVDVLFVDYGNIQTSPRNTVFRLDPAFLTLPAQAIHCSLDIHVGRNADSLLEKFVKITGEEELDMRVKQKEGFRLIVDLFKNNQSVTDELKATLGKITDKPLMSREGTGYACMNIAAGQTIQAYISFVESISRFWVQVVGTDKQLDSMKETLGQRYGSGSEPALAALSPGQPCCALYDEDGLWYRAVVVSVHGPKVKVHFVDYGNSELVKRENVKPISADLIAQPTLALECCLDGFEPSSSDAVPVATFENMVTEKELTLTFTGGKNVKVRVGNVDVGESLYKQRLFKEASVMLVLKEPSPPAGSSDAIITHIEEETGIFYIQLLSASSQLEHLSATVQSMCVGGGIPLKGAISKGTICCACFSADGWWYRSRVLSISGGKALVQFVDYGNSEYSPTNQLKCLHPDLLAAPIQAFPCRLMGLDQWNPQIASMFSKTALDVDVKVRFVGSSSPFDVQVSVNGHDLLCMLSKASSPSPQKTFGSLQKQTGRSPREKSSGWSPKERQSGGSPREKFSGGSPKEKQSGGYSREKRSSGSPREKFIGSTSSQRLFGGPLASDVSVTHKLASDSSQTSSPPQLYALQSSLQGAHPAFISFVAEDGTFYLQLSKDVSTIEEMGEKLAAFGKAGRVTSSPGTACAAVFKEDGAWYRAVIKQVMGGNADVQFVDFGNGEMCDIKSLKPLPTEMLGPALAFHCQLLELGPLTKEQLKVLKASAMDKELQVIFSNATDPPYEVSIYDNGQNIAITLFKSTQLRAQKVPNGTVSATVVHMEADGRFFIHLTQERGALQALSADLQAACQRDISDLESVDVGHVCCVKFATDDMWYRAQIVGEDSSVMEVLLVDLGTRRQTEKTNIVKLPSDFMTKSAFAYECRLHGVDKWTEEQKEKFRTMTEKKTVGVSFLSSKPPYDVEMTRSIGLELLEGETSSLNTQVVIEKPECKNLSKERVPLTASDQKLSPFPLLPSQFPPETDTCVVSHVDRDGCFYVQLSVDDEARDSMTEKLQEECESSCSEVITSLTVGSLCSAEFSEDGAWYRAVVEDINEDSVVVRFIDYGNKDVVAKNDLRSLTPYSSNVPPLSYSCRLELDGCAAAKEEISAKLEEIVLEHTFHVRFLEPSQHHPYTVRLTLEDGSSVTDIVASQVAVNKGASDINIVHADETKDTTDIHFTPVDETKDTSDVVIMPADETEALSCNRNPDESCDSETITLFPGQQVAVIVSHVVSPSLFYIQRKDSQGCLNSLMDSMFEHYSKLEECHIKKDELVNQLCAAQFGDETWYRAKVTTLCVDTDACDLFFIDFGNTATVPCSSVYTLSTEFESVPSQSTACRLAGVTNMDNGWSQGVVAAFEELVTDKVLIANIIEGDGTDKPYLVDLYSSGVSVALSLLEQGLPGVFAEEPVEEESFVSRSLPCMENAEVPVSDTEENTDDIANIEDDQNTKTSAVLESTRVGTCRDVRYLDENYSLTNDGDSKSKDNHFDTFETRKGFEQIDSCDENIVDFSRQPEGEEPHLESTMLEEESRTVMDAGHKDTTEDAADSTPDYRQSECAVVTDGTATYQSELNSYAFAIEEIDSTLRIGLSENSADGLEISQPILQSTVLGDTFSQSCDAHEKFEMVPEFRCETFEVGKEYQVNVNFEGQPDAFYVTRVDSKDLLQTLADRIALEIADTDTDAQTKIFTVDSPCLVQDSGLWLRGQVQIVADNMYKILCVDTGNMLHVNRDQIWDLPAHFLDIPTLFVPCALADVAPVDGSWCDNALAFFSDFVKKGTLHAFVASFSERTGVYKVMLRHSLLKDETSSSFTSFSTEPSLNSALVELGYAEAVPGSALDVEIQLEKTIDDPEQMSQFEASFSEVACHRENSLGQEDVDKDEETAGGQEEKKVVAVEGESRTFEDDGRLDDSEGEESTGVMEEKGEGDTYDTDADATNRREANLFDMEESKGYAAFEAERDVGEEVLVESVGAEELETADSKNETSVAADEEEETGSGD from the exons atgttaaggcAAAAGACTTACACAGATAGAACCCTAGGACCGGGTTCTATTGAGGATGTGTATGTTACCTTTGTCAAAGATCCTCACAACTTCTTTGTACAGCTGGAAAGCAGTGCAGACACTCTAGAAAAGGTTTCTAATCAACTCCAG GAATACTACAAAAGCAATGTTGGAGGTGTCTTGACGTCATGGGATTTACAAGCACCCTGTGCTGCTCTATACTCAGATAATAGCTGGTATCGTGGCCAAATTACAG GTCATCCAGTGGAAAATGTGTTGGAAGTTCAGTTTGTGGATTTTGGAAATACAGATTTTGTGTCTGTAGAGAATGTACGCTGCTTGCCTCCTAATCTCCTCTCAGAACCCAAGCTTAGCTTTCACTGTGGACTGCAGGGTATGGCACCATTGCAGAACTTCTGGTCTCCTGAACACACTGCACAGTTTGAGGACCTTGTTCTTGACAAATCGGTCACAGCTGTCTTTAAAAGTTACAATGCTAGTACCAACACATACATGGTGCAGCTGATgggagaaaatgatgagaaccTGAACCACCAGTTTTGCCTACAGGCAGGGCTAGAAATGGCCTGCTCAGAGACCGGGGTTGGGAACAGACTTGGTAGTTCTCGCAGTGTGCAGGCAAGCGGTGACAAGGATCTTCAGGTGACCATCCGTGCTGGTAGCTTACCCAAACCAACACGTGGCATTGCTAAGTCACTAGGTGTTGAAGCAGATGGACATGTAGCAACCTCACCAAGACCTCTTCAGCATGTTAGATTGAATGTTGGAGAAAAAGTGGAGTTGACAGTTGTGTTTGTTAAAAGCCCTGTGGAATTTTGGTGCCAGGCCAGCAAGTTTAGTCAGCAAAATGCACGAATGTCAGAAGAGCTGAATTCTGAGTACAGCACATTGGGAATGAGAGATCTTGCTATTCGTGTACTCCAGCAAGGTTATGTATGTGCTGCACTGTCATCTGCTGATGAGACTTGGTACAGAGCCATCATAGAGAAG gtGTCTGGCCAAGATGTCTCTGTATTTTTCCTAGACTATGGTAACACAGAGATTGTCTCTGTAGCTAATGTGAAAGAACTGAAGGAAACGTTTCGGGGTCTTCCAGCACAAGCTGTGAAATGCTCACTTCAAGGCATTGTTCCTACTAGTGGTACGTGGAGCAATGATGCTGCAAATGTCTTTGAGGAGCTTGTGATGGACCAAACATTCATGGCCAACATACTTAATCGAGATACTCAGGAAAG TTACATGGTCCAGCTGTTTGACATGATTGGAAAGAAGGATGTTGTGTCGACTTTTCTGAGAATGTCTTCTGATGTGCGTGCTATAACATCAGGCATCAACATAAGTACTGGAATTATCACGAAAGGAACCAGTTCTCCAAAATTACCTGTCCTCTCCGTTCCAACTACTTCTTCAGTATCA gtgtttcTTAGCTGGGTGAGATCACCAGAAGAATTCTACATTCAGTTTGCTGATAACCAATCAGTTCTGGAGAGACTGACTGATGGTCTACAGGAATTCTATACAAGTCCTAAAGCTGTTCCTGCTTCTTTGCTACATTTAGGTTCTTTAGTTGCTGCAAAGTTTTCAGAAGATGGGGCCTGGTACCGTGGAAGTATTTTGGATCTTGGTCAAGATGCAACAGTGGAATTTGTAGACTTTGGAAATTCTGAAAAAGTGTCACTGGCAGATTTACGACAGTTAGATTCCCAATTTTCACACATACCGGCACAGGCTATCTGTTGTTGCTTAGATGGTGTACGTCCTCTGCAAGGACAGGCATGGAATGTTGATGCAAAAGATTTCTTGGAAAGGCTAACAGAGAATGGAGCAACATGTAAAATTCTTGGTCGCAAGGAAGCTAAATACTTGGTGAAACTTGAAGCTCACGGCAAAGACATTGGTGAAGAAATGGCAGCTCTTGCTGTGGTGCGCCGCACGCCAGAGCCAGCACCAGCTGGTCACACCAAGCAATTCACACATGTGAATTTGGTGCAAGGACAATTTACCAAGGTGTATGTGTCGCACTCAGAGTCTGTGGAGAACTTTTATGTCCAGTTGTCTGCAAACATGGATAACCTTGACAGTTTGATGTCAGACCTGAATGGTCAAAGCTCCAGTATTCAGTCCAGACCTCTCACCTCTCCTCTG GTAGGTATGCCATGTGTTGCCCAGTTTGCTGAGGATGGGCAGTGGTACAGAGCTCGAGTGCAGTCATTCACAGCACATGATGTGGATGTGTTGTTTGTGGATTATGGCAATATCCAGACATCTCCTCGTAATACAGTGTTCAGGTTAGATCCTGCATTCTTGACTCTGCCTGCCCAAGCCATTCATTGCTCTCTGGATATCCATGTTGGCCGAAATGCAGATAGTCTcttggaaaaatttgtaaagatcaCTGGTGAGGAAGAACTGGACATGAGGGTGAAACAAAAGGAAGGTTTCAGGCTTATTGTTGATTTGTTCAAGAATAACCAGTCAGTTACAGATGAACTGAAAGCAACATTAGGGAAAATCACTGACAAACCTTTGATGTCCAGAGAGGGAACAGGATATGCCTGCATGAATATTGCAGCTGGACAAACCATTCAAGCGTATATCAGTTTTGTTGAGTCCATTTCTCGATTCTGGGTGCAGGTTGTTGGCACAGATAAGCAGCTAGACTCTATGAAAGAAACTTTAGGTCAGCGCTATGGTTCTGGTTCTGAGCCAGCTTTGGCAGCCTTGTCACCAGGACAGCCTTGTTGCGCCCTCTATGACGAAGATGGTCTGTGGTATCGTGCTGTGGTTGTTTCTGTGCATGGACCGAAAGTGAAAGTGCATTTTGTTGACTATGGGAACTCTGAACTTGTGAAAAGGGAGAATGTAAAGCCAATCTCTGCAGACCTTATTGCTCAACCTACTTTAGCACTAGAATGTTGTCTGGATGGATTTGAGCCCAGCTCTTCTGATGCTGTACCTGTAGCAACTTTTGAGAACATGGTCACAGAAAAAGAACTTACACTAACTTTCACTGGTGGAAAGAATGTTAAAGTTAGGGTTGGGAATGTTGATGTTGGCGAGTCCCTTTACAAGCAAAGGCTGTTTAAAGAGGCATCTGTCATGCTAGTCTTGAAAGAACCTTCTCCACCTGCAGGATCATCTGATGCAATCATTACACATATAGAGGAGGAAACTGGCATTTTCTACATCCAACTTCTTAGTGCATCTTCTCAGTTAGAGCATCTGTCTGCCACTGTGCAGTCTATGTGTGTTGGTGGCGGCATACCTTTGAAGGGAGCCATATCCAAAGGCACCATTTGCTGTGCTTGTTTCTCAGCTGATGGCTGGTGGTACAGGTCCCGTGTGCTGTCGATCAGTGGTGGCAAGGCTTTGGTGCAGTTTGTAGACTATGGAAATTCAGAATATTCACCGACAAACCAGTTGAAATGCCTACACCCTGATCTGCTGGCAGCTCCTATTCAAGCTTTTCCTTGTCGCTTAATGGGTCTTGATCAATGGAACCCACAGATTGCCAGCATGTTTTCCAAGACAGCCCTCGATGTGGATGTCAAGGTTAGATTTGTTGGGTCTTCATCTCCATTTGACGTACAGGTTTCAGTAAATGGCCATGATCTTCTCTGTATGCTTTCAAAGGCATCTTCACCATCGCCACAGAAGACATTTGGCTCATTGCAGAAGCAGACAGGCAGATCACCACGAGAAAAGTCCTCGGGCTGGTCACCTAAGGAAAGGCAGTCAGGTGGATCACCACGAGAAAAGTTCTCAGGTGGGTCACCCAAAGAAAAGCAGTCAGGTGGATATTCAAGGGAGAAACGTTCTAGTGGATCACCACGGGAGAAGTTTATTGGAAGTACCTCTTCTCAGAGGTTGTTTGGAGGTCCTTTAGCATCAGATGTATCAGTAACTCACAAGCTTGCATCAGATTCATCACAAACTTCAAGCCCACCACAGTTGTATGCCTTACAGTCTTCACTACAAGGAGCTCACCCAGCTTTTATCAGTTTTGTGGCAGAGGATGGCACATTTTACCTACAGCTTTCTAAGGATGTCTCCACAATAGAGGAGATGGGAGAAAAACTGGCTGCTTTTGGGAAAGCTGGCCGTGTCACTTCTTCTCCTGGGACTGCCTGTGCTGCTGTATTTAAGGAGGATGGTGCTTGGTATAGAGCAGTTATCAAACAAGTAATGGGGGGAAATGCAGATGTTCAGTTTGTAGACTTTGGAAATGGAGAGATGTGTGATATCAAAAGCCTGAAACCTTTGCCCACGGAGATGCTTGGTCCAGCCTTGGCCTTTCACTGCCAGTTGTTAGAGTTAGGACCCCTGACTAAAGAGCAGCTGAAGGTGCTGAAGGCATCAGCTATGGACAAGGAGCTTCAAGTGATTTTTTCAAATGCCACAGATCCCCCTTATGAAGTAAGCATTTATGACAATGGTCAGAATATTGCCATCACACTTTTCAAATCTACTCAGCTGCGAGCCCAGAAAGTTCCGAATGGTACAGTTTCTGCCACAGTGGTGCACATGGAGGCTGATGGGAGATTTTTTATTCATCTTACTCAAGAACGGGGAGCTCTGCAGGCACTATCAGCGGACCTGCAGGCTGCATGCCAGAGAGACATCAGTGACCTAGAAAGTGTAGATGTTGGCCATGTATGTTGTGTTAAGTTTGCTACAGATGACATGTGGTACAGAGCCCAGATTGTTGGTGAAGACAGCTCTGTTATGGAGGTACTTCTTGTGGACTTAGGCACtagaagacagacagagaagaCAAATATTGTTAAGCTTCCCTCTGACTTCATGACCAAGTCAGCATTTGCTTATGAGTGCAGACTGCATGGTGTTGATAAGTGGacagaagaacagaaagaaaagttccGAAccatgacagaaaagaaaactgtggGTGTCTCATTTCTTTCATCCAAGCCACCATATGATGTTGAAATGACTCGCAGCATAGGCCTTGAACTTCTAGAGGGTGAGACTTCCAGTTTAAATACACAAGTAGTAATTGAGAAGCCAGAATGCAAAAACTTATCAAAAGAAAGAGTTCCACTGACTGCTAGTGATCAAAAGCTTTCACCTTTTCCTCTATTACCATCACAATTCCCACCAGAAACAGATACTTGTGTTGTGTCTCATGTTGATAGAGATGGCTGCTTCTATGTTCAGTTGAGTGTGGATGATGAAGCCAGAGACTCCATGACTGAGAAACTACAGGAAGAATGTGAATCATCTTGCAGTGAAGTCATCACCTCACTCACTGTCGGCTCTTTATGCTCTGCTGAATTCTCTGAAGATGGTGCTTGGTATCGTGCAGTTGTTGAGGACATCAATGAAGACAGTGTGGTGGTTCGGTTCATAGACTATGGCAATAAAGATGTTGTTGCTAAAAATGATCTGAGAAGTCTCACACCATACAGTTCTAATGTTCCCCCACTTTCGTATAGCTGTAGACTAGAATTAGATGGCTGTGCTGCTGCAAAAGAGGAGATAAGTGCAAAATTGGAGGAGATTGTTCTAGAGCATACATTCCATGTTAGGTTTCTTGAGCCAAGCCAGCATCATCCATATACAGTGAGACTGACTCTGGAAGATGGGTCTAGTGTTACAGATATAGTTGCTAGTCAAGTGGCAGTAAACAAGGGCGCATCTGATATTAACATTGTACATGCAGATGAAACAAAAGACACAACTGACATTCACTTCACACCCGTGGATGAAACAAAAGACACATCTGATGTTGTCATTATGCCTGCAGATGAAACAGAAGCACTCTCTTGCAACAGGAATCCTGATGAAAGTTGTGATAGTGAAACGATTACATTATTTCCTGGTCAGCAGGTTGCAGTAATTGTTAGTCATGTAGTCTCCCCTTCACTGTTTTATATTCAGCGCAAGGATTCTCAAGGCTGCTTAAACTCTCTAATGGACTCAATGTTTGAACACTACTCCAAACTTGAAGAATGCCACATTAAGAAGGATGAGCTGGTTAACCAGCTATGTGCAGCCCAGTTTGGTGATGAAACCTGGTACAGAGCCAAGGTTACTACCTTGTGTGTAGACACTGATGCATGTGATTTGTTCTTCATTGACTTTGGGAACACTGCCACAGTACCTTGTTCATCTGTGTACACACTTTCTACAGAGTTTGAGTCTGTGCCCAGTCAGAGCACTGCTTGCAGGCTGGCTGGAGTGACGAATATGGACAATGGCTGGAGCCAGGGTGTGGTGGCAGCTTTTGAGGAACTTGTGACTGATAA GGTGCTGATTGCTAATATCATTGAAGGAGATGGCACAGACAAACCCTACCTTGTCGACCTTTACAGCTCAGGTGTGTCTGTTGCTCTGTCTTTGCTGGAGCAGGGTCTGCCTGGTGTTTTTGCAGAGGAACCAGTTGAAGAAGAATCTTTTGTTTCCAGATCACTTCCATGTATGGAAAATGCTGAAGTACCTGTTTCAGATACAGAAGAAAACACCGATGATATTGCCAATATTGAAGATGACCAAAACACTAAAACAAGTGCTGTTTTGGAATCCACTCGGGTGGGAACATGTAGGGATGTCAGATATCTAGATGAAAACTACTCATTAACAAATGATGGGGACAGTAAATCCAAAGATAATCATTTTGACACTTTTGAGACTAGAAAGGGATTTGAACAAATTGACAGCTGTGATGAGAACATAGTAGACTTCTCTAGACAGCCAGAGGGAGAAGAGCCTCATCTAGAGAGCACCATGCTGGAAGAAGAGAGTAGAACAGTAATGGATGCAGGACACAAAGACACAACAGAAGATGCAGCAGATTCTACTCCTGATTATAGACAGTCTGAGTGTGCTGTTGTGACTGATGGGACAGCTACATACCAGTCAGAACTGAA TTCCTATGCCTTTGCCATTGAAGAGATAGATTCAACTTTAAGAATAGGCTTGAGTGAAAACTCTGCAGATGGTCTAGAAATTTCACAACCTATTCTTCAGTCAACAGTCCTGGGAGACACATTTTCACAATCATGTGATGCCCATGAGAAATTTGAAATGGTGCCTGAATTTAG ATGTGAGACATTTGAAGTGGGCAAAGAATATCAAGTGAATGTGAATTTTGAAGGTCAGCCTGATGCCTTCTATGTAACAAGGGTGGACTCCAAAGATTTACTTCAGACTTTGGCTGACAGAATTGCCTTAGAAATTGCAGACACTGATACAGACGCACAAACCAAGATCTTTACAGTGGATAGCCCTTGCTTAGTGCAAGATTCAGGCTTATGGCTGCGAGGCCAAGTACAAATTGTTGCTGATAATATGTACAAG ATTCTTTGCGTGGATACAGGGAACATGCTTCATGTGAACAGAGATCAGATTTGGGACTTACCTGCTCACTTTCTTGACATTCCCACTTTGTTTGTACCTTGTGCACTGGCAGATGTTGCTCCAGTGGATGGCAGTTGGTGTGACAACGCATTGGCATTCTTTTCAG ATTTTGTCAAAAAGGGTACTTTGCATGCCTTCGTGGCTTCCTTCTCTGAGAGGACTGGAGTCTACAAAGTTATGCTCAGACATAGTCTGTTGAAGGATGAGACCAGTTCCTCTTTCACTAGCTTCAGCACTGAACCATCATTGAACAGTGCCCTCGTAGAGCTAGGCTATGCTGAGGCTGTTCCAGGCTCTGCGCTAGATGTGGAGATACAGTTGGAGAAGACTATAGATGATCCTGAGCAAATGAGTCAGTTTG AAGCATCATTTAGTGAAGTTGCTTGTCACCGAGAGAACTCTCTTGGTCAAGAAGATGTGGATAAGGATGAAGAGACAGCTGGTGgacaggaagagaagaaggTTGTTGCTGTGGAAGGAGAAAGCAGAACTTTTGAAGATGATGGCAGACTGGATGACAGCGAAGGAGAAGAAAGCACAGGTGTGATGGAGGAAAAAGGAGAGGGAGACACCTATGACACTGATGCAGATGCCACAAACAGAAGGGAAGCAAACCTCTTTGATATGGAAGAGAGCAAAGGATATGCTGCTTTTGAGGCTGAGAGAGATGTAGGGGAGGAAGTGCTGGTAGAGAGTGTTGGTGCAGAAGAACTGGAAACAGCTGACAGCAAGAATGAGACtagtgttgctgctgatgaggaagaggagacag GTTCAGGAGACT AG